The Marinitoga sp. 38H-ov genomic sequence TCATTTGCTTTGTTAGATATTTTTTTATTTGATTCTTTTAATCCAAGATCTCTAATTATAGAACTAAATTCAAATTCATTTAGTATTTCTTCTAGATTACTATTAAAACCACTATAAATATAGTCGTTCCAATCTATATTTAGTGGTACATCAGTAACTAATTGCACTAATTTTTTACTTAAAAACGCCATTTCTTTACCAGATTCCAACTTTTTTTGTATTGAATTTGTTGTATTTCTAATATTTTTATATATATCTTCTAAAGATCCAAATTCTTTTATTAGCTTTGTAGCTGTTTTTTCTCCAATTCCTTTAACACCTGGAATATTATCAACGGAGTCACCTGTTAATGCTAAAAAATCTTGAATTTTTTCTGGGCCAAATCCATATTTTTCTATAACTTTTTCTATATCATATTCCCTTATATCCGTAATTCCTCTCCCAATTCTTAGCATTTTAATTTTATCATTTACTAATTGCATTAAATCTTTATCAGATGAGAAAATATATATATTTTCAAACTCTTTTTGACCTTTTAATGCTAATGTAGCAATTACATCATCAGCTTCATAACCTTCTTCAGCTAACGTTTTGATACCTAATGCATTTACTATTTCTAAAATATAAGGAAATTGATCTTTAAATATTTTTGGGGTTTCTGGTCTATTAGCTTTATAACTTTCAAGTAATTTATGTCTATATGTTTCAGTTTTTTTATCCATGATAAATATAATTGCATCGTCATTCTTTTTTACATAATTTTCTAATATTTTTAATAACATCTTAGTTACGCCAAAAATGGCATTTGTTGGAATACCTGTAGATGTTTGTAAATTTTGATCAAGTGCAAAAAAAGCTCTATAAGCTATTCCACTGCCATCAATTAAATACAAATTTCTCATATTTTTACCTCTCATTCAGCTCTTATATACTTTTTTGTTCCATCAGGAAGTTTAAATTTTACTACAACGCCTTTAGCAGGCTTTTCTTCTTCTCTAAAAATTTTATGTATATTTTCTGGAGTAATTCCATATTGAACTCCTTCAGCACTAATATGTGCATCAAACGGGTGAATTGAATATACAAATACAGTTATTTCTACCTCTTTCATAATAATCCCTCCAATGTTTTTTTAAAATATTTTTTCTTTAAAATGTTTTTTCTGAGTCTAATAATAATGTGACAGGACCATCATTAATTAAATGAACCTTCATATCGGCTTGAAAAATACCCTTTTCTACTTTTAAATTATATTTTTTTTCTATGTATTCAATAAACTTTTCATAATATTCATTACCTTTTTCTGGATTTGCTGCGGTAGAATATGAAGGTCTTCTCCCTTTTCTACAATCTCCGTATAATGTGAATTGAGAAATAACCAAGATTTCTCCTTTTATATCAAGTAAAGAAAGATTCATTTTATCTTCTGAATCTTCAAAAATTCTCAAATTCATAATTTTATCTGCTAACCATTCTATATCTTTTTCTGTATCGTTTTGTCCTACACCTAATAATACTAAAATACCCTTTCCAATTTTTCCTACAGTTTTTCCTTCTACATCTACATGTGATTCTAAAACTCTTTGAACAACTGCTCTCACAACTAACTCCTCCTTACATTAAATACTCCTTTTATGTTTTTTATTGC encodes the following:
- the dtd gene encoding D-aminoacyl-tRNA deacylase; protein product: MRAVVQRVLESHVDVEGKTVGKIGKGILVLLGVGQNDTEKDIEWLADKIMNLRIFEDSEDKMNLSLLDIKGEILVISQFTLYGDCRKGRRPSYSTAANPEKGNEYYEKFIEYIEKKYNLKVEKGIFQADMKVHLINDGPVTLLLDSEKTF